A window of Anaerosoma tenue contains these coding sequences:
- a CDS encoding flavodoxin domain-containing protein, translating to MSDVLVVYGTKTGCTAGIAEQIGAILVEAGLTADVHSVEKAPGPSGYRAVIVGSGVRAGSWHGAVKEWVTAHAEALTSRPVAMFTACLTIASDPDKADEVRAYTDPLLAETGITPIDIGLFAGMNEPKAFSLPERLIMKAMKAPQGDFRDYEAVAEWTRGVAERMGL from the coding sequence ATGAGTGACGTGTTGGTCGTATACGGAACGAAGACAGGGTGTACCGCCGGTATCGCCGAGCAGATCGGCGCCATCCTCGTTGAGGCGGGTCTCACAGCGGACGTCCATTCCGTGGAGAAGGCTCCGGGGCCCTCCGGCTACCGTGCTGTGATCGTGGGGAGCGGAGTCCGCGCGGGCAGTTGGCACGGCGCCGTGAAGGAATGGGTGACCGCTCATGCCGAGGCGCTCACGTCCCGGCCCGTGGCGATGTTCACCGCCTGCCTGACCATAGCGAGCGACCCCGACAAAGCGGATGAAGTGCGCGCCTACACCGACCCGCTGCTGGCGGAGACCGGCATCACGCCGATCGATATCGGCCTCTTCGCCGGCATGAACGAGCCCAAAGCGTTCTCGCTCCCCGAGCGACTCATCATGAAGGCGATGAAGGCGCCGCAGGGTGACTTCCGAGACTACGAAGCCGTTGCCGAGTGGACCCGCGGCGTGGCAGAGCGGATGGGTCTGTGA
- a CDS encoding TspO/MBR family protein, with amino-acid sequence MNWYAELAKPTWAPPAPVFGIVWSILYPIIIVAYGYVIYRIARGEFPAALLVPILLNVASNVVFTPIQFGLRNLWLAEVDIIIVLATIVWSMIAIWPHSRWASLALTPYLVWVTIATALQSSITWLNR; translated from the coding sequence ATGAACTGGTATGCGGAGCTCGCCAAGCCCACCTGGGCGCCACCGGCGCCGGTCTTCGGCATCGTGTGGAGCATCCTGTACCCCATCATCATCGTGGCGTACGGCTACGTCATCTACCGCATCGCGCGCGGCGAGTTCCCAGCGGCGCTGCTCGTGCCGATACTTCTGAACGTGGCCTCCAACGTGGTCTTCACGCCGATCCAGTTCGGTCTGCGCAATCTCTGGCTTGCCGAGGTCGACATCATCATCGTGCTCGCAACCATCGTCTGGTCGATGATCGCGATCTGGCCGCACAGCCGCTGGGCGTCCCTCGCGCTCACCCCCTACCTCGTGTGGGTGACGATCGCAACGGCGCTCCAATCGAGCATCACGTGGTTGAACCGTTGA
- a CDS encoding MATE family efflux transporter, which translates to MQHDARLVEGPVAKTLVRLTTPMVIAMFAMVGFNLVDTFYVGRLGTEPLAAMGFTLPVVMAVNSISLGIGMGTTAVVSKAIGQRDTEGVRRLALSSILLGITVATTMAVVGLLSIRPLFGLLGAEGVVLDHVYAYMSVWFLGLPLIVVPQNGNSSLRATGDTKTPAKIMLTALTINVLLDPLFIFGLGPVPAYGLRGAAIATVISQTCALTVALVVLRRRGIITRVRMGVRDILASWRHVLSVGLPAAITQLITPVSTGVITSIVAAYGVAAVAGFGVAGRLEMFAVMVINALGAALVPFVGQNWGAGKKPRVSRAVKVALAMAAGWGAFVWLLSLVGGRGIASIFNDDPAVVDTVMAYMTIVFPSYALLGGLVTITNALNALHRAVYSMVLSVLRMFVLYVPLAYVGSTLFGLGGVWWAAFAANVAAGLIGVLLFRHLFHRMEAEPPVTDWDEEPDIEVITA; encoded by the coding sequence ATGCAGCACGACGCACGCCTGGTGGAGGGACCCGTAGCGAAGACGCTCGTGCGGCTCACCACGCCCATGGTGATCGCGATGTTCGCGATGGTCGGGTTCAACCTTGTGGATACCTTCTACGTTGGGCGCCTGGGCACCGAGCCGCTCGCCGCGATGGGGTTCACGCTCCCGGTGGTGATGGCCGTGAACTCGATCAGCCTCGGGATCGGGATGGGCACCACTGCGGTCGTGTCGAAGGCGATAGGCCAGCGTGACACCGAGGGCGTCCGTCGCCTTGCTCTCAGTTCGATCCTCCTCGGCATCACCGTGGCCACCACGATGGCTGTCGTGGGACTCCTGAGCATCCGGCCGCTGTTCGGCCTCCTTGGCGCCGAGGGCGTGGTGCTCGACCACGTGTACGCGTACATGTCGGTGTGGTTCCTCGGCCTGCCGCTCATCGTGGTTCCCCAGAACGGCAACAGCAGCCTGCGGGCCACCGGCGACACGAAGACGCCCGCCAAGATCATGCTCACGGCGCTCACCATCAACGTGTTGCTCGACCCGCTCTTCATCTTCGGGCTCGGTCCGGTCCCCGCATACGGGCTGCGTGGCGCGGCGATCGCCACGGTCATATCGCAGACGTGCGCCCTCACCGTTGCATTGGTGGTGTTGCGCCGCAGGGGCATCATCACCCGCGTGCGGATGGGCGTACGTGACATCCTCGCGTCGTGGCGGCACGTGCTCTCGGTGGGCCTGCCTGCGGCCATCACGCAGCTGATCACCCCTGTCTCCACTGGCGTGATCACCTCGATCGTCGCCGCCTACGGCGTGGCAGCGGTTGCCGGGTTCGGCGTGGCGGGCCGCCTGGAGATGTTCGCCGTGATGGTGATCAACGCTCTCGGCGCAGCGCTGGTGCCGTTCGTGGGGCAGAACTGGGGCGCCGGCAAGAAGCCCCGCGTCAGCCGGGCCGTCAAGGTGGCGCTTGCCATGGCGGCAGGGTGGGGGGCGTTCGTCTGGCTTCTCTCGCTCGTGGGCGGCCGGGGCATCGCGTCGATCTTCAACGACGATCCGGCCGTTGTGGACACGGTGATGGCCTACATGACGATCGTCTTCCCCAGCTATGCGCTGCTCGGCGGTCTCGTCACCATCACCAACGCCCTCAATGCGCTCCACCGCGCGGTGTACTCGATGGTCCTGTCGGTGCTACGGATGTTCGTCCTGTACGTGCCGCTCGCATACGTAGGCTCCACGCTGTTCGGGCTGGGCGGCGTGTGGTGGGCGGCGTTCGCTGCCAACGTGGCCGCCGGTCTCATCGGCGTCCTGCTGTTCCGGCACTTGTTCCACCGCATGGAGGCCGAGCCGCCGGTGACCGATTGGGACGAGGAGCCCGACATCGAGGTCATCACCGCGTAG
- a CDS encoding DUF3641 domain-containing protein → MVEPLRTATDISPATLERSIAAVRPEALYAERIDLLQVNLGRRCNSSCTHCHQSCSPSCTEAMDEPTLDAVSRIAREVRPALVDITGGSPELHPGLPALVSRLRSADLRTQVRTNLTALLEPEAEGVIDHLAGAGVQLLASLPALTAEGYACQRGDRLQTALSVLERLNDAGWARSDNLRLDLSVDSSGYGADCSECELTARYRAALTDDLGIHFNDLVLITTMPIGRFRAALERRGEYEAYLSGLAERFNPATVAGLSCRTAIEIAWDGTLSDCDFNLAAGLRTAEGEPAHISEFDTERLARRRIRFAPHCWACTAGAGSG, encoded by the coding sequence GTGGTTGAACCGTTGAGGACCGCTACGGATATCTCCCCGGCCACTCTAGAACGCAGCATCGCTGCGGTACGGCCTGAGGCGCTCTACGCCGAACGGATCGATCTGCTGCAGGTGAACCTCGGCCGGCGCTGCAACAGCTCGTGCACGCACTGTCACCAGTCATGCTCGCCGTCGTGTACTGAGGCTATGGACGAACCCACGCTGGACGCCGTATCGCGGATCGCCCGTGAGGTGCGGCCCGCGCTGGTGGACATCACCGGCGGCTCACCGGAGCTCCACCCGGGTCTGCCGGCGCTGGTATCCCGGCTCCGCTCGGCGGACCTCCGCACCCAGGTGCGCACCAACCTGACGGCGCTCCTCGAGCCGGAGGCCGAGGGCGTCATCGATCACCTCGCCGGGGCGGGCGTCCAGCTGCTTGCCTCCCTGCCGGCACTCACTGCCGAGGGATACGCCTGCCAGCGAGGCGACCGCTTGCAGACCGCGTTGTCGGTCCTCGAACGTCTGAACGACGCGGGCTGGGCGCGTTCCGACAACCTTCGTCTCGATCTGTCGGTGGACTCGAGCGGCTACGGCGCCGACTGCTCCGAGTGCGAACTCACCGCCCGGTACCGCGCCGCCCTGACCGACGACCTCGGCATCCACTTCAACGACCTGGTGCTCATCACCACCATGCCCATCGGTCGCTTCCGGGCCGCTCTGGAGCGGCGCGGCGAGTACGAGGCCTACCTCAGCGGACTCGCCGAGCGATTCAACCCCGCTACCGTGGCGGGCCTCTCGTGCCGGACAGCGATCGAGATCGCCTGGGACGGAACCCTCTCAGACTGCGACTTCAACCTGGCAGCAGGACTGCGCACAGCCGAGGGAGAACCAGCGCACATATCCGAGTTCGACACGGAGCGTCTCGCTCGACGCCGCATCCGGTTCGCGCCGCACTGCTGGGCGTGCACGGCGGGTGCGGGCTCGGGTTGA
- a CDS encoding PhzF family phenazine biosynthesis protein, whose protein sequence is MSRMYRFVIVDVFTDTPYTGNQLGVFTNATGLSADEMQMLAREMHFSECTFVLPAEDDGDIRMRIFTPARELPFAGHPTLGTAFVVAGPLQRTVLRIETARGTVPVALEREGAEIVFGRMEQPIPTIEPYTQTAPLFEALGVPGSLLPVERYDNGTPHIYVMVETEAEVAALAPDAGALGRLLGPTGVSVFSVQGDRVKTRMFGPELGVIEDPATGSAAGPLAVHLARHGLIAWGDEITIAQGAEILRPSTLYARAEGGGDTIARVEVAGSAVVVARGEFVL, encoded by the coding sequence ATGTCCCGAATGTACCGCTTCGTCATCGTTGACGTCTTCACTGACACGCCGTACACCGGCAACCAGCTCGGTGTGTTCACCAACGCCACAGGGCTCTCGGCCGACGAGATGCAGATGCTTGCGCGCGAGATGCACTTCTCCGAGTGCACGTTCGTGCTTCCGGCGGAGGACGACGGTGACATCCGGATGCGGATCTTCACGCCGGCGCGGGAGCTGCCATTTGCAGGCCATCCTACGCTTGGCACGGCATTCGTGGTTGCGGGACCGCTGCAGAGGACGGTGCTCAGGATCGAGACCGCCCGGGGTACCGTGCCCGTAGCGCTCGAGCGCGAGGGCGCCGAGATCGTCTTCGGCAGGATGGAGCAGCCGATCCCCACGATCGAGCCCTACACGCAGACCGCCCCGCTCTTCGAGGCGCTCGGTGTCCCGGGTTCGCTGTTGCCGGTCGAGCGTTACGACAACGGCACGCCGCACATCTACGTGATGGTGGAGACGGAGGCGGAGGTGGCTGCGCTCGCACCCGACGCCGGGGCGCTCGGCAGGCTCCTGGGGCCCACGGGGGTGAGCGTCTTCTCTGTGCAGGGCGACCGCGTGAAGACGAGGATGTTCGGCCCCGAGCTCGGCGTGATCGAGGATCCGGCCACCGGTTCGGCGGCAGGTCCGTTGGCCGTGCATCTCGCGCGGCATGGACTGATCGCATGGGGTGACGAGATCACGATCGCCCAGGGCGCCGAGATCCTTCGCCCCAGCACGCTGTATGCACGCGCCGAGGGTGGCGGCGACACGATCGCTCGCGTAGAGGTGGCCGGAAGCGCCGTGGTGGTGGCACGGGGGGAGTTCGTTCTGTAG
- the carB gene encoding carbamoyl-phosphate synthase large subunit — protein sequence MPRRDDIQKVMIIGSGPIVIGQACEFDYSGTQACKALRALGYKIVLVNSNPATIMTDPVMADETYIEPLNLETLERIIAESRPDALLPNLGGQTALNLSLELNRRGILEKHGVRIIGVSPDAIERGEDRLEFMRTMERLGVETARGVTVETLEDAERVAADFGYPVVIRPAYTMGGTGGGIVYNVEELRTITARGLQASMVGQVLVEESVLGWEELELEVVRDASGQMITVCFIENVDAMGVHTGDSYCTAPMMTISPELQARLQDYAYRIVEAIEVIGGTNVQFAHDPVSDRVVVIEINPRTSRSSALASKATGFPIALVSSRLAGGLTMDEIPYWRDGTLDRYTPGGDYVVVKFARWAFEKFKGAEDKLGTQMRAVGEVMSIGKHYKEAFGKAIRSLENGRMGLGFAKDFNARDLEDLMAMLAEATSERQWIMYEALRKGADIDELVRKTHIKRWFIERMAELVALEEELLEFATGRGVAGAGVRSAGPLPDELLVRAKRDGFADAYLAKLLGMPEPEIRRRRIELGVQHSYRAVPVSGVEDAAYYYSTYNDDDGVSVSDARKIMVLGGGPNRIGQGIEFDYCCVHAAFALRDLGYETIMVNCNPETVSTDYDTSDKLYFEPLTVEDVLAIYEKERPEGVICQFGGQTPLNIARDLEEAGVPIAGTSPETIDLAEDRDRFREIMERLGIPMPESAMVSTLDEALEAAASIGYPLMVRPSYVLGGRGMEVVHDEEMLRRYVAAAHDVTPERPLLIDRFLENAIECEADAIADGTDAFVPAVMQHIEYAGIHSGDSACVIPPVIISEEHLATIDDYTRRIAIELGVVGLMNMQYAISDGVVYVLEANPRASRTVPLVSKVANIQMAQLATRVMMGEKLAGLGLERRPIPHFGVKESVFPFNMFPEVDPLLGPEMRSTGEVLGLADSYGLAFHKAQEATGTRLPHEGTVLITIAERDRERILPAAREFASLGFGIMATSGTAAFLAESGIEATTVLKLHEGRPNIDDAITNGEVQLLVNTPAGKSSEFDDSYIRKAAIKHRVPYITTTSAALAAAQGIRAHRESPGSVRSLQSYHADIG from the coding sequence ATGCCCCGCCGTGATGATATCCAGAAGGTCATGATCATCGGCTCGGGGCCGATCGTCATCGGCCAGGCCTGCGAGTTCGACTACTCGGGCACGCAGGCGTGCAAGGCGCTCCGCGCGCTCGGCTACAAGATCGTGCTCGTGAACTCCAATCCCGCCACGATCATGACCGACCCCGTGATGGCTGACGAGACCTACATCGAGCCCCTGAACCTCGAGACGCTCGAGCGCATCATCGCCGAGAGCCGGCCCGACGCGCTCCTGCCCAACCTCGGCGGCCAGACCGCCCTCAACCTCTCGCTCGAGCTGAACCGCCGCGGCATCCTCGAGAAGCATGGCGTGCGCATCATCGGCGTGAGTCCGGACGCCATCGAGCGGGGCGAGGACCGGCTGGAGTTCATGCGCACGATGGAGCGCCTCGGCGTGGAGACCGCGCGCGGCGTGACGGTAGAGACCCTTGAGGACGCCGAGCGCGTGGCTGCCGATTTCGGCTACCCGGTGGTCATCCGGCCGGCGTACACGATGGGCGGCACCGGCGGCGGCATCGTCTACAACGTCGAGGAGCTGCGGACGATCACGGCACGCGGGCTTCAGGCGTCGATGGTGGGCCAGGTGCTCGTGGAGGAGTCGGTCCTGGGTTGGGAGGAGCTCGAGCTCGAGGTCGTCCGCGATGCCAGCGGACAGATGATCACCGTGTGCTTCATCGAGAACGTCGACGCCATGGGCGTGCACACGGGTGACAGCTACTGCACGGCGCCGATGATGACCATCTCCCCGGAGTTGCAGGCGCGGCTGCAAGACTACGCGTATCGCATCGTGGAAGCGATCGAGGTCATCGGCGGCACCAACGTGCAGTTCGCGCACGATCCGGTGAGCGATCGCGTGGTGGTGATCGAGATCAACCCGCGCACGTCGCGCTCCAGCGCGCTCGCGAGCAAGGCCACCGGCTTCCCGATCGCGCTCGTCTCGAGCAGGCTTGCGGGCGGACTCACCATGGACGAGATCCCGTACTGGCGCGACGGCACGCTGGATCGCTACACCCCGGGCGGCGATTACGTGGTCGTGAAGTTCGCCCGTTGGGCGTTCGAGAAGTTCAAGGGCGCCGAGGACAAGCTCGGCACGCAGATGCGCGCGGTGGGCGAGGTCATGTCGATCGGCAAGCACTACAAGGAGGCCTTCGGCAAGGCGATCCGCTCGCTCGAGAACGGGCGGATGGGCCTCGGCTTCGCGAAGGACTTCAACGCGCGCGACCTCGAGGACCTCATGGCGATGCTCGCCGAGGCGACGAGCGAGCGGCAGTGGATCATGTACGAGGCGCTCCGGAAGGGCGCCGACATCGATGAGCTCGTGCGCAAGACGCACATCAAGCGCTGGTTCATCGAGCGGATGGCCGAGCTGGTGGCGCTCGAGGAGGAGCTGTTGGAGTTCGCCACCGGGCGAGGCGTAGCGGGCGCCGGCGTACGGAGCGCCGGACCGCTCCCCGACGAGCTCCTCGTGCGCGCCAAGCGCGACGGGTTCGCCGACGCGTATCTTGCGAAGCTCCTCGGCATGCCGGAGCCGGAGATCCGCCGGCGGCGCATCGAGCTCGGCGTGCAGCATTCATACCGTGCGGTGCCGGTCTCAGGCGTGGAGGACGCGGCGTACTACTACTCCACCTACAACGATGATGACGGCGTGTCTGTCTCCGACGCTCGCAAGATCATGGTGCTCGGCGGCGGCCCCAACCGTATCGGCCAGGGCATCGAGTTCGACTACTGCTGCGTGCATGCCGCGTTCGCGCTGCGCGACCTCGGCTACGAGACGATCATGGTGAACTGCAACCCCGAGACCGTCTCCACCGACTACGACACCTCGGACAAGCTCTACTTCGAGCCCCTCACGGTGGAGGATGTGCTGGCGATCTACGAGAAGGAGCGCCCCGAGGGCGTCATCTGCCAGTTCGGCGGGCAGACGCCGCTCAACATCGCCCGCGATCTCGAAGAGGCCGGCGTGCCGATCGCCGGCACGAGCCCCGAGACGATCGATCTGGCCGAGGACAGGGACCGCTTCCGCGAGATCATGGAGCGCCTCGGCATCCCGATGCCGGAATCGGCGATGGTCTCGACCCTCGACGAGGCGCTCGAGGCGGCCGCAAGCATCGGCTATCCGCTCATGGTGCGCCCGAGCTACGTGCTCGGCGGACGCGGCATGGAGGTCGTGCACGACGAGGAGATGCTGCGCCGTTATGTGGCCGCGGCGCACGACGTCACGCCCGAGCGGCCGCTCCTGATCGACCGCTTCCTGGAGAACGCCATCGAGTGCGAGGCCGACGCCATCGCCGACGGCACCGACGCGTTCGTGCCTGCGGTGATGCAGCACATCGAGTACGCGGGCATCCACTCGGGCGACTCGGCGTGCGTGATCCCGCCGGTCATCATCTCCGAGGAGCACCTCGCCACCATCGACGACTACACGCGCCGCATCGCCATCGAACTCGGCGTGGTGGGACTCATGAACATGCAGTACGCGATCTCCGACGGCGTGGTGTACGTGCTCGAGGCCAACCCGCGAGCGTCGCGCACGGTGCCGCTGGTGTCCAAGGTTGCGAACATCCAGATGGCGCAACTCGCTACGCGCGTGATGATGGGCGAGAAGCTCGCCGGCCTCGGGCTCGAGCGGAGGCCCATCCCGCACTTCGGCGTCAAGGAGTCGGTGTTCCCGTTCAACATGTTCCCCGAAGTCGACCCCCTGCTCGGCCCGGAGATGCGTTCCACCGGCGAGGTGCTCGGCCTGGCCGACAGCTACGGCCTCGCGTTCCACAAGGCGCAGGAAGCCACCGGTACGCGTCTGCCCCATGAGGGCACCGTTCTGATCACCATCGCCGAGCGCGACCGCGAGCGTATCCTGCCGGCGGCCCGGGAGTTCGCGAGCCTTGGCTTCGGCATCATGGCAACGAGCGGGACTGCCGCGTTCCTCGCCGAGAGCGGCATCGAGGCGACGACCGTGCTCAAGCTTCACGAAGGGCGCCCCAACATCGACGACGCCATCACCAACGGCGAGGTGCAGCTGTTGGTGAACACGCCGGCGGGAAAGAGCAGCGAGTTCGACGACAGCTACATCCGCAAGGCGGCGATCAAGCATCGCGTGCCGTACATCACCACCACGTCGGCCGCCCTGGCCGCCGCCCAGGGCATCCGCGCGCATCGGGAATCACCGGGTAGTGTGCGGTCGCTCCAGAGCTACCACGCCGATATCGGGTAG
- a CDS encoding TetR/AcrR family transcriptional regulator, translating to MARTQDTAERILDAASELFATYGYASTTTRAIAERAGVNEVTLFRRFENKIGVLRALGERMARRQAGRAAAAAPPSGDVQSTLLGFARMEIAGALEDGGMAMRLAFDAASVPEVAEVLGAGVPENLAGLAEYMAEQQRAGELRDDVDPRVMAEAFFGLTSSYVMYRQVMGAADVPADVQTDAGIEQLFDIFWSGASADKE from the coding sequence ATGGCGCGCACGCAGGACACAGCCGAGCGGATCCTCGACGCGGCATCCGAGCTGTTCGCCACCTACGGCTACGCGTCCACCACCACACGGGCGATCGCCGAGCGCGCCGGCGTGAACGAGGTGACCCTCTTCCGCCGCTTCGAGAACAAGATCGGCGTGCTGAGGGCCCTGGGCGAGCGGATGGCCCGCCGGCAGGCGGGGCGCGCCGCCGCGGCTGCGCCCCCCTCGGGCGACGTACAAAGCACCCTGCTCGGCTTCGCGCGCATGGAGATCGCGGGCGCGCTGGAAGACGGCGGCATGGCGATGCGCCTGGCGTTCGACGCCGCGTCGGTTCCCGAGGTGGCCGAGGTGCTTGGTGCGGGCGTTCCCGAGAACCTGGCCGGGCTGGCCGAGTACATGGCCGAGCAGCAGCGTGCCGGTGAGCTCAGGGACGACGTCGACCCCCGCGTGATGGCGGAGGCGTTCTTCGGCCTCACCTCGAGCTACGTGATGTACCGGCAGGTGATGGGTGCGGCGGATGTGCCCGCCGATGTTCAGACGGATGCAGGGATCGAGCAGCTTTTCGACATCTTCTGGTCGGGAGCCTCGGCGGACAAGGAGTGA
- the hisF gene encoding imidazole glycerol phosphate synthase subunit HisF, with product MEPVNIIPCLDMKDGRVVKGVNFVDLRDAGDPVENAAFYREAGADEVAMLDIAATVEGRSTRIAWAREVVGALGEVPLTVGGGVRELSDFDALFEVGVAKVSVNSAAVARPDLIAEAADDWGSDRVVVAIDGRRNEEMPSGFEVVVSGGQKGTGIDCVEWATRCEGLGAGTLLPTSMDGDGTLAGYDLEFTRAIADAVDLPVIASGGAGELEHFYDGVKKGHASALLAASVFHFRTFTVAQVKEYLAERGIPVRL from the coding sequence GTGGAGCCAGTCAACATCATCCCGTGCCTCGATATGAAGGACGGCCGCGTTGTGAAGGGCGTCAACTTCGTGGATCTTCGTGACGCGGGCGATCCCGTTGAGAACGCCGCCTTCTATCGGGAGGCTGGAGCCGACGAGGTGGCGATGCTCGATATCGCCGCAACAGTGGAGGGCCGCAGCACGCGCATCGCCTGGGCGCGCGAGGTCGTCGGGGCTCTCGGAGAAGTGCCCCTCACGGTGGGCGGTGGCGTGAGAGAACTCTCGGATTTCGACGCGCTCTTCGAAGTGGGGGTCGCCAAGGTCTCGGTCAACAGCGCGGCCGTGGCCCGCCCCGACCTGATCGCCGAAGCCGCCGACGACTGGGGTTCCGACCGGGTCGTGGTGGCGATCGACGGACGCCGCAACGAGGAGATGCCCTCAGGCTTCGAGGTGGTCGTGAGCGGCGGGCAGAAGGGGACCGGGATCGACTGCGTGGAGTGGGCTACCCGCTGCGAGGGTCTGGGCGCGGGCACGCTGCTTCCCACCAGCATGGACGGCGACGGTACGCTTGCCGGCTACGACCTCGAGTTCACCCGTGCGATCGCTGACGCCGTGGACCTGCCGGTGATCGCGTCCGGCGGGGCCGGCGAACTCGAGCACTTCTACGATGGTGTGAAGAAGGGGCATGCATCGGCGCTGCTGGCGGCGTCGGTGTTCCACTTCCGTACGTTCACGGTGGCGCAGGTGAAGGAGTACCTTGCCGAGCGGGGGATACCGGTCCGCCTCTGA
- a CDS encoding TIGR04283 family arsenosugar biosynthesis glycosyltransferase — protein sequence MRPRLIVMTRNPALGRVKSRIAKELGDATALAVHRELAEHVIRRARAIEIAGAVDLEIRLADGAAAAGRRWLGRGFRVRAQGEGTLGDRLAEAVRTAISEGAPAAIAIGSDCPDVGGTIVHAAIAELVRTPLVLGPAEDGGYYLVGVRADVADSVTSALFGDIPWGTSQVLAVTLARLSALGMTPALLPTLADVDRPEDARLWEARRLEERTSRPRTSVVIPSLDEEGVIARAVQSARASGAHEVIVADGGSADATVARAEGAGATVVRTPRGRAQQMNAGAALASGDVLLFLHADTMLPANACALIADALGDPRAVGGAFGYSAGSASDRLDRLISAIGQLRYTVFRLPYGDQAIFVRRTVFEDLGGFPELPVMEDYEFALRLKRLGGLVRTPGAIRTSTRAWRERGLLAVTVRDMATIAGYRLGVDPARLARWRSAI from the coding sequence GTGCGACCCCGGCTCATCGTCATGACGCGCAACCCGGCGCTCGGGCGCGTCAAGAGCCGCATAGCCAAGGAGCTCGGCGACGCGACGGCGCTCGCAGTGCACCGCGAGCTTGCCGAGCACGTTATCAGGCGTGCCCGCGCCATCGAGATCGCTGGCGCAGTCGATCTGGAGATCAGGCTTGCTGATGGCGCCGCCGCTGCCGGCAGACGCTGGCTGGGTCGTGGGTTCAGGGTGCGCGCTCAGGGCGAAGGCACACTGGGAGACAGACTCGCGGAAGCCGTGAGAACGGCGATCTCGGAGGGCGCTCCTGCGGCGATCGCGATCGGCTCGGACTGCCCGGACGTGGGCGGGACGATAGTGCATGCAGCGATTGCCGAGCTCGTCAGGACCCCGCTCGTGCTCGGGCCGGCCGAGGACGGCGGCTACTATCTTGTAGGCGTGCGCGCGGACGTGGCTGACTCGGTGACGTCCGCGCTGTTCGGAGACATCCCCTGGGGTACGTCGCAGGTGCTCGCGGTCACGCTGGCACGGCTCTCCGCACTCGGCATGACCCCGGCGCTGCTGCCGACACTCGCCGATGTCGACCGACCGGAGGATGCGCGCCTCTGGGAGGCCCGACGTCTCGAGGAGCGCACCAGCCGCCCTCGCACGAGCGTGGTCATACCGAGCCTGGACGAGGAGGGGGTCATCGCGCGAGCGGTGCAGAGCGCCCGCGCATCGGGCGCGCACGAGGTCATCGTCGCCGACGGCGGAAGCGCGGATGCAACAGTGGCACGGGCCGAGGGAGCAGGCGCAACGGTTGTGCGTACACCGCGAGGCAGAGCGCAACAGATGAACGCCGGTGCCGCACTGGCATCTGGCGACGTGCTGCTCTTCTTGCACGCCGATACAATGCTCCCTGCAAACGCATGCGCGCTCATCGCCGATGCGCTCGGCGATCCCCGTGCGGTAGGCGGGGCGTTCGGCTACTCGGCGGGGAGTGCGTCAGACCGGCTCGACCGGCTCATCTCGGCGATAGGCCAGCTCCGCTACACGGTGTTCCGCCTACCCTATGGTGACCAGGCGATCTTCGTGCGACGCACCGTGTTCGAGGATCTCGGCGGCTTCCCGGAGCTGCCCGTGATGGAGGACTACGAGTTCGCGCTCAGGCTCAAGCGGCTCGGTGGCCTGGTTCGCACACCGGGAGCCATCCGCACCTCGACGCGTGCGTGGCGCGAGCGCGGGCTCCTCGCCGTCACCGTCCGCGACATGGCAACGATCGCAGGCTATCGGCTGGGGGTCGACCCGGCGCGGCTGGCGCGGTGGCGGAGCGCGATCTGA
- a CDS encoding MarR family winged helix-turn-helix transcriptional regulator: MHCYHNPITRLVATLSRRTHMYFERQLRAQGLSFTQTRMLSFLAEHPGSRQEDLRAYVDIDKGGAAHAVRRLVELGYVQRRPDPADGRVRLLDLTASGRTVVAEFQEVVRTWNDALIADLSAEEQTLAERLLQRMADNATALLDEDCKVIG; this comes from the coding sequence ATGCACTGCTACCACAACCCCATCACCCGGCTCGTGGCAACACTGTCGCGCCGCACGCACATGTACTTCGAGCGACAGCTGCGCGCGCAAGGCCTGAGCTTCACGCAGACGAGGATGCTCTCGTTCCTCGCCGAGCACCCGGGGTCCCGCCAGGAAGACCTCAGGGCATACGTGGACATCGACAAGGGTGGCGCGGCGCACGCGGTGCGCCGTCTCGTGGAGCTTGGCTACGTGCAGAGGCGGCCCGATCCCGCCGACGGACGGGTGCGCCTGCTCGATCTCACGGCGTCCGGCCGGACCGTTGTGGCCGAGTTCCAGGAGGTCGTCCGCACCTGGAACGACGCGCTCATCGCCGACCTCTCGGCCGAGGAGCAGACACTGGCGGAACGACTGCTGCAGCGTATGGCAGACAACGCCACCGCGCTGCTCGATGAGGACTGCAAGGTGATCGGCTGA